Proteins from a single region of Antechinus flavipes isolate AdamAnt ecotype Samford, QLD, Australia chromosome 2, AdamAnt_v2, whole genome shotgun sequence:
- the NMUR2 gene encoding neuromedin-U receptor 2 isoform X3 has product MDDIKNSSWSYQLIPEDPYRKYWNSTEDYLTFFCGPRRSHLFLPMTVVYTLIFVVGVTGNLLVCLVILKHQTMKTPTNYYLFSLAISDLLVLLFGMPLEIYEMWYNYPFLFGPVGCYFKTALFETVCFASILSVTTVSVERYVAILHPFRAKLESTRRRALRILVILWVFSILFSLPNTGIHGIKVYHFPNGTLIPESAICTVVRPMWIYNFIIQLRGDQSLEAEEMAATVQRPSRKSVTKMLFILVLVFAICWTPFHIDRLFFSFVEEWTESLASVFNLIHVISGVFFYLSSAVNPIIYNLLSHRFRAAFVNVISPLCKHWHAKHSLSGHSAHQDLPSCVLHQECHLVNEDVDSTFSHKTSIHSSHLSTML; this is encoded by the exons ATGGATGATATAAAGAATTCTTCCTGGTCTTACCAGCTTATTCCAGAAGATCCCTACAGAAAATATTGGAATAGCACTGAGGACTATCTGACTTTCTTCTGTGGCCCCCGGAGAAGTCATTTGTTCCTGCCCATGACGGTGGTGTATACACTGATCTTTGTGGTTGGGGTCACTGGCAATCTCTTAGTATGCCTGGTGATTCTGAAACACCAGACTATGAAGACTCCTACCAACTACTACCTTTTCAGCCTGGCCATCTCAGACCTGTTGGTTCTGCTCTTCGGTATGCCGTTAGAAATCTATGAAATGTGGTATAATTACCCATTTCTGTTTGGGCCTGTGGGTTGCTACTTCAAGACTGCTCTTTTCGAAACAGTGTGTTTTGCATCCATCCTGAGTGTGACTACAGTCAGCGTGGAACGTTATGTGGCCATCCTCCATCCCTTCCGAGCCAAGTTGGAGAGTACACGACGGCGGGCCCTGAGGATCCTTGTCATCCTCTGGgtcttctccattcttttttccctACCTAACACAGGCATACATGGCATCAAGGTCTATCACTTCCCCAATGGAACTTTGATCCCAGAATCAGCCATCTGCACTGTGGTCAGACCCATGTGGATCTACAACTTTATCATCCAG CTTCGGGGAGACCAATCTCTTGAGGCTGAAGAAATGGCTGCAACTGTTCAGAGACCCTCCAGAAAATCAGTCACAAAGATGCTGT TCATCTTGGTCTTGGTATTTGCCATCTGCTGGACTCCATTCCACATTGACCGACTCTTCTTTAGCTTTGTGGAAGAATGGACGGAATCTCTGGCTTCAGTGTTCAACCTTATCCATGTAATATCAG GTGTTTTCTTCTACCTGAGTTCTGCTGTGAACCCCATCATCTACAACCTGCTCTCTCACCGATTCCGTGCAGCCTTCGTAAATGTGATCTCTCCCTTGTGTAAGCACTGGCACGCAAAGCACTCTCTCAGTGGCCACTCTGCTCATCAGGACCTGCCATCTTGTGTCCTGCATCAGGAGTGCCATCTTGTAAATGAAGATGTTGATTCCACATTTTCTCACAAAACATCAATCCACAGCTCTCATTTGTCCACTATGCTCTGA
- the NMUR2 gene encoding neuromedin-U receptor 2 isoform X1, which produces MDDIKNSSWSYQLIPEDPYRKYWNSTEDYLTFFCGPRRSHLFLPMTVVYTLIFVVGVTGNLLVCLVILKHQTMKTPTNYYLFSLAISDLLVLLFGMPLEIYEMWYNYPFLFGPVGCYFKTALFETVCFASILSVTTVSVERYVAILHPFRAKLESTRRRALRILVILWVFSILFSLPNTGIHGIKVYHFPNGTLIPESAICTVVRPMWIYNFIIQVTSFLFYVLPMAVMSILYYLMGMRLRGDQSLEAEEMAATVQRPSRKSVTKMLFILVLVFAICWTPFHIDRLFFSFVEEWTESLASVFNLIHVISGVFFYLSSAVNPIIYNLLSHRFRAAFVNVISPLCKHWHAKHSLSGHSAHQDLPSCVLHQECHLVNEDVDSTFSHKTSIHSSHLSTML; this is translated from the exons ATGGATGATATAAAGAATTCTTCCTGGTCTTACCAGCTTATTCCAGAAGATCCCTACAGAAAATATTGGAATAGCACTGAGGACTATCTGACTTTCTTCTGTGGCCCCCGGAGAAGTCATTTGTTCCTGCCCATGACGGTGGTGTATACACTGATCTTTGTGGTTGGGGTCACTGGCAATCTCTTAGTATGCCTGGTGATTCTGAAACACCAGACTATGAAGACTCCTACCAACTACTACCTTTTCAGCCTGGCCATCTCAGACCTGTTGGTTCTGCTCTTCGGTATGCCGTTAGAAATCTATGAAATGTGGTATAATTACCCATTTCTGTTTGGGCCTGTGGGTTGCTACTTCAAGACTGCTCTTTTCGAAACAGTGTGTTTTGCATCCATCCTGAGTGTGACTACAGTCAGCGTGGAACGTTATGTGGCCATCCTCCATCCCTTCCGAGCCAAGTTGGAGAGTACACGACGGCGGGCCCTGAGGATCCTTGTCATCCTCTGGgtcttctccattcttttttccctACCTAACACAGGCATACATGGCATCAAGGTCTATCACTTCCCCAATGGAACTTTGATCCCAGAATCAGCCATCTGCACTGTGGTCAGACCCATGTGGATCTACAACTTTATCATCCAGGtgacttctttcctcttttatgtcCTGCCCATGGCTGTCATGAGCATTCTCTACTATCTCATGGGAATGAGA CTTCGGGGAGACCAATCTCTTGAGGCTGAAGAAATGGCTGCAACTGTTCAGAGACCCTCCAGAAAATCAGTCACAAAGATGCTGT TCATCTTGGTCTTGGTATTTGCCATCTGCTGGACTCCATTCCACATTGACCGACTCTTCTTTAGCTTTGTGGAAGAATGGACGGAATCTCTGGCTTCAGTGTTCAACCTTATCCATGTAATATCAG GTGTTTTCTTCTACCTGAGTTCTGCTGTGAACCCCATCATCTACAACCTGCTCTCTCACCGATTCCGTGCAGCCTTCGTAAATGTGATCTCTCCCTTGTGTAAGCACTGGCACGCAAAGCACTCTCTCAGTGGCCACTCTGCTCATCAGGACCTGCCATCTTGTGTCCTGCATCAGGAGTGCCATCTTGTAAATGAAGATGTTGATTCCACATTTTCTCACAAAACATCAATCCACAGCTCTCATTTGTCCACTATGCTCTGA
- the NMUR2 gene encoding neuromedin-U receptor 2 isoform X4: MDDIKNSSWSYQLIPEDPYRKYWNSTEDYLTFFCGPRRSHLFLPMTVVYTLIFVVGVTGNLLVCLVILKHQTMKTPTNYYLFSLAISDLLVLLFGMPLEIYEMWYNYPFLFGPVGCYFKTALFETVCFASILSVTTVSVERYVAILHPFRAKLESTRRRALRILVILWVFSILFSLPNTGIHGIKVYHFPNGTLIPESAICTVVRPMWIYNFIIQVTSFLFYVLPMAVMSILYYLMGMRLRGDQSLEAEEMAATVQRPSRKSVTKMLFILVLVFAICWTPFHIDRLFFSFVEEWTESLASVFNLIHVISGEETRAQKLK, translated from the exons ATGGATGATATAAAGAATTCTTCCTGGTCTTACCAGCTTATTCCAGAAGATCCCTACAGAAAATATTGGAATAGCACTGAGGACTATCTGACTTTCTTCTGTGGCCCCCGGAGAAGTCATTTGTTCCTGCCCATGACGGTGGTGTATACACTGATCTTTGTGGTTGGGGTCACTGGCAATCTCTTAGTATGCCTGGTGATTCTGAAACACCAGACTATGAAGACTCCTACCAACTACTACCTTTTCAGCCTGGCCATCTCAGACCTGTTGGTTCTGCTCTTCGGTATGCCGTTAGAAATCTATGAAATGTGGTATAATTACCCATTTCTGTTTGGGCCTGTGGGTTGCTACTTCAAGACTGCTCTTTTCGAAACAGTGTGTTTTGCATCCATCCTGAGTGTGACTACAGTCAGCGTGGAACGTTATGTGGCCATCCTCCATCCCTTCCGAGCCAAGTTGGAGAGTACACGACGGCGGGCCCTGAGGATCCTTGTCATCCTCTGGgtcttctccattcttttttccctACCTAACACAGGCATACATGGCATCAAGGTCTATCACTTCCCCAATGGAACTTTGATCCCAGAATCAGCCATCTGCACTGTGGTCAGACCCATGTGGATCTACAACTTTATCATCCAGGtgacttctttcctcttttatgtcCTGCCCATGGCTGTCATGAGCATTCTCTACTATCTCATGGGAATGAGA CTTCGGGGAGACCAATCTCTTGAGGCTGAAGAAATGGCTGCAACTGTTCAGAGACCCTCCAGAAAATCAGTCACAAAGATGCTGT TCATCTTGGTCTTGGTATTTGCCATCTGCTGGACTCCATTCCACATTGACCGACTCTTCTTTAGCTTTGTGGAAGAATGGACGGAATCTCTGGCTTCAGTGTTCAACCTTATCCATGTAATATCAG